One window of the Methyloprofundus sedimenti genome contains the following:
- a CDS encoding NAD(P)H-binding protein, translated as MTIRNRNNQIQTISILGSGWLGLPLAEHFLTQGYQIHASTRSTEHLNKLKCVKANAFIVDIDNLSDITQFLQADCLIINITCKNLTSFTQLIKQIEQSSITKVLFVSSTSVYDNLNKVVTEAEGAELEESPLWQIEQLFSRNLNFTTTIVRFSGLVGYSRHPGNFFRPGKVVAQPEAPVNLIHRDDCIGIISAIIEQNVWGEVFNACAATHPSKREFYTHARNLLNLPTPKFANTTETTYKIVSHAKVQQVLNYQFMHPDLMSIRF; from the coding sequence ATGACTATTAGAAATAGAAACAACCAGATCCAAACTATAAGCATTTTAGGCAGTGGCTGGCTAGGCTTGCCGCTGGCCGAACACTTTCTTACTCAGGGCTACCAAATCCATGCATCTACACGTTCAACTGAACATTTAAACAAACTTAAGTGTGTAAAAGCTAATGCTTTTATCGTTGATATCGATAACTTGAGTGATATTACGCAATTTTTGCAAGCCGACTGCCTGATTATCAATATTACCTGTAAAAATCTTACCAGCTTTACTCAGTTGATTAAGCAAATAGAACAATCGAGTATTACAAAGGTCTTGTTTGTTAGTTCAACTTCGGTGTATGACAACCTGAATAAAGTCGTCACTGAAGCTGAAGGAGCTGAACTTGAGGAGAGTCCTTTATGGCAGATAGAGCAATTATTTAGCCGTAACCTTAATTTTACAACGACGATCGTCCGTTTTAGCGGCTTAGTGGGCTACAGTCGTCATCCAGGAAATTTTTTTCGTCCGGGTAAAGTCGTCGCACAGCCTGAAGCGCCGGTAAATCTGATTCATCGTGATGATTGTATTGGTATTATCAGTGCCATTATTGAGCAAAATGTATGGGGTGAAGTTTTTAATGCTTGCGCTGCGACTCATCCAAGCAAGCGTGAATTTTATACGCATGCTAGAAATTTACTTAATTTACCCACACCTAAATTTGCCAATACCACCGAGACGACTTATAAAATTGTCAGTCATGCCAAAGTGCAGCAAGTATTAAATTATCAATTTATGCACCCTGATCTTATGAGTATCCGTTTTTAG
- the glgB gene encoding 1,4-alpha-glucan branching protein GlgB, which translates to MNKPAKKTPLDSDLIKIIEAKHHDPFSVLGRHTNKTITTITAFLPNADTVSIVGQKIAMQRIPGTDFFQTSDVPKTLERYYQFEITDKSGHYYEQYDPYAFGSELPEFDQHLFGEGRHWHIYKKLGAHLHTVEGIDGVLFTVWAPNADRVSVVSEYNNWDGRCHPMRVLGGSGIWEIFIPGLTEGCLYKFEILNRDTQQISVKTDPYGQQFEFRPQTASRVVNESQYDWQDKKWIDKRIKHDWLSEAMSIYEVHLGSWQRDSQGNFLNYIDLAHQLVKYVQDMGFTHIELLPITEHPLDASWGYQTSGYFAPTSRHGNADEFRYFVDYCHQHNIGVLLDWVPAHFPKDDFALARFDGSCLYEHEDPRKGEHRDWGTLIYNYSRNEVKNFLLSSAFFWIEEFHLDGLRVDAVASMLYLDYSREENDWLPNMYGGNENLEAIDFLRELNTLTHEQHPGTVVIAEESTSWPQVTRPTWTGGLGFSMKWNMGWMHDILSYMQQDPVHRRHHHDQLTFGMLYAFTENFVLPFSHDEVVHGKGSMLSKMPGDEWQKFANLRLLYTFMFTYPGKKLLFMGCEFAQGTEWNFNQALDWYVMDYSFHKGMHTLVKDLNKMYVQHPALFQHDFDNRGFEWIDCHDVEQSIISYLRKTENETLINVLNFTPVPRENYRIGVPAPGTYLEIFNSDSKFYAGSNAGNGQVHTEETPWMNQPYSINITIPPLAGIVLKL; encoded by the coding sequence ATGAACAAGCCAGCAAAAAAAACTCCGCTTGATTCTGATTTAATAAAAATAATTGAAGCAAAACATCACGACCCTTTTTCAGTACTAGGACGACATACCAACAAAACTATAACAACGATAACGGCTTTTTTACCTAATGCTGATACTGTTAGTATTGTTGGCCAAAAAATCGCAATGCAACGTATCCCTGGTACAGATTTTTTTCAGACTAGTGATGTACCAAAAACACTGGAGAGATATTACCAGTTTGAGATCACTGACAAATCAGGTCATTATTACGAACAATACGACCCCTATGCTTTTGGTTCTGAACTTCCCGAATTTGATCAGCATTTATTTGGCGAAGGCCGGCATTGGCATATCTATAAAAAATTAGGTGCACATTTACATACAGTGGAAGGCATCGACGGTGTTTTATTTACCGTATGGGCACCCAATGCAGATCGCGTGAGTGTTGTTAGCGAATATAATAACTGGGATGGTCGCTGTCACCCAATGCGTGTATTAGGCGGCAGTGGGATATGGGAAATATTTATCCCTGGATTAACAGAAGGCTGCTTATATAAATTTGAAATTCTTAATCGTGATACACAGCAGATTAGTGTCAAAACCGATCCTTATGGCCAACAGTTTGAATTTCGCCCGCAAACAGCCTCACGTGTTGTCAATGAAAGCCAATATGATTGGCAAGATAAGAAATGGATCGATAAACGCATTAAGCACGATTGGCTGAGTGAAGCCATGTCGATTTATGAAGTGCACTTAGGCTCATGGCAGCGTGATAGCCAGGGTAACTTCCTGAATTATATTGATTTAGCACACCAACTAGTAAAATACGTACAAGATATGGGCTTCACTCATATCGAGCTATTACCTATTACCGAACACCCACTTGATGCCTCTTGGGGATATCAGACCAGCGGTTATTTTGCGCCTACAAGTCGCCATGGCAATGCGGATGAATTTCGTTACTTTGTTGATTACTGCCACCAACATAATATCGGCGTCCTGCTTGACTGGGTGCCTGCGCATTTTCCCAAAGATGATTTTGCTTTGGCACGTTTTGATGGTAGTTGTTTGTATGAGCATGAAGACCCACGTAAAGGTGAACATCGTGACTGGGGAACATTGATCTATAATTACAGCCGTAATGAAGTGAAAAACTTCCTGTTATCTAGCGCCTTTTTCTGGATAGAAGAGTTTCATTTAGATGGCTTACGTGTAGATGCAGTAGCCTCTATGCTCTATCTTGATTATTCGCGTGAAGAAAATGACTGGCTGCCTAATATGTATGGCGGAAATGAAAACCTGGAAGCGATCGATTTTTTACGTGAGCTAAATACCCTCACTCATGAACAACATCCAGGCACAGTGGTTATTGCCGAAGAATCAACTTCATGGCCTCAAGTAACGCGCCCAACCTGGACGGGCGGATTGGGTTTTTCCATGAAATGGAATATGGGCTGGATGCATGACATCCTGTCATATATGCAACAAGACCCTGTACACCGTCGTCATCACCATGATCAACTGACTTTCGGCATGCTATATGCATTTACTGAAAATTTCGTCTTGCCTTTTTCTCATGATGAAGTTGTTCACGGCAAAGGCTCCATGCTCAGTAAAATGCCCGGTGATGAATGGCAAAAGTTTGCTAATTTGCGCTTACTTTACACCTTTATGTTCACTTACCCCGGTAAAAAATTACTGTTTATGGGCTGTGAATTTGCGCAAGGTACGGAATGGAATTTTAATCAGGCACTCGACTGGTATGTCATGGATTACTCGTTCCATAAAGGGATGCACACTCTGGTCAAAGATTTAAATAAAATGTATGTTCAGCACCCTGCTCTTTTTCAACATGATTTTGATAATAGAGGCTTTGAGTGGATTGATTGTCATGATGTAGAGCAGTCAATTATCAGTTACTTACGTAAAACAGAAAATGAAACCTTAATCAACGTTTTGAATTTCACGCCTGTTCCACGCGAAAACTATCGTATTGGCGTACCTGCACCTGGTACATATTTAGAAATTTTTAATTCGGATTCAAAATTTTATGCCGGCAGTAATGCAGGTAACGGCCAGGTACATACCGAAGAGACTCCATGGATGAATCAACCATATTCTATTAATATTACTATTCCTCCATTAGCCGGCATTGTATTAAAACTATAG
- the glgC gene encoding glucose-1-phosphate adenylyltransferase, translating to MSNSEERHHDRFVSHLTRNSIALILAGGRGSRLKNMTDWRAKPAVPFGGKFRIIDFPLSNCINSGIRKIGVLTQYKSDSLIRHLQQGWGFMRGEFGEYVDLMPAQQRTSEDSWYLGTADAIYQNIDILRSRKPEHIIILAGDHIYKMDYGAMLADHVEQNADLTIGCLEVSLEEAKDFGVMAVDEKRRVKDFVEKPDNPPTMPNKADRALASMGIYIFNTGFLFEQLLKDADTKGSTHDFGHDIIPAVIDKYNVNAYPFLDLQSGEQSYWRDVGTIDAYWAANMELIGVKPNLNLYDQTWPIWTHQTQTPPAKFVFDDDDRRGQAIDSMVSGGCVISGSVIKHSLLFSQVRVNSYSTITDSLLLPDVNVARHCRITKAIIEKGCQVPEGTVIGEDRAEDERRFHVSPGGVVLVTPDMLGQRRHYVR from the coding sequence ATGTCAAATTCAGAAGAACGCCACCATGATCGTTTTGTAAGTCATTTAACTCGCAACAGCATTGCATTAATTCTAGCAGGTGGTCGCGGTTCACGTTTAAAAAACATGACCGATTGGCGCGCAAAGCCGGCAGTTCCTTTTGGTGGCAAATTTCGTATTATTGATTTTCCTCTGTCAAATTGTATCAATTCTGGTATACGTAAAATAGGTGTCTTAACGCAATATAAATCGGATTCTCTGATTCGACATCTGCAGCAAGGCTGGGGGTTTATGCGTGGTGAGTTTGGCGAATATGTCGATTTGATGCCTGCGCAACAACGTACTAGTGAAGATTCATGGTATTTAGGAACAGCGGATGCCATTTATCAGAATATTGATATTTTACGCAGCCGTAAACCTGAGCATATTATTATTCTTGCGGGTGATCACATTTATAAAATGGACTATGGCGCGATGTTAGCGGATCATGTGGAACAAAATGCTGACTTAACTATAGGTTGTCTGGAGGTGTCTTTAGAAGAGGCTAAAGATTTTGGTGTCATGGCTGTTGATGAAAAAAGGCGTGTTAAAGACTTTGTGGAAAAACCTGATAATCCACCGACGATGCCTAATAAAGCAGACAGAGCTTTAGCGTCGATGGGGATATATATTTTTAATACGGGCTTTTTATTTGAGCAATTACTAAAAGATGCGGATACCAAAGGGTCTACACATGATTTTGGACACGATATTATTCCAGCAGTGATTGATAAATATAATGTCAATGCTTATCCTTTTCTAGATTTACAAAGTGGAGAGCAAAGCTACTGGCGTGATGTAGGTACCATTGATGCATACTGGGCAGCTAATATGGAACTGATCGGGGTGAAACCTAATCTGAATTTATATGATCAGACCTGGCCTATCTGGACTCATCAGACACAAACGCCACCCGCCAAATTTGTTTTTGATGATGATGATAGAAGAGGGCAAGCAATTGATTCCATGGTTTCAGGCGGTTGTGTTATTTCAGGATCAGTTATTAAGCATTCACTGTTGTTTTCGCAAGTGCGTGTTAATTCATATAGCACCATTACTGATTCTTTACTGTTACCCGATGTTAATGTAGCAAGGCATTGTCGAATTACTAAAGCAATTATTGAAAAAGGTTGTCAGGTTCCTGAAGGGACTGTTATTGGTGAAGATCGAGCTGAAGATGAAAGGCGTTTTCATGTTAGCCCCGGTGGCGTTGTGTTGGTAACACCAGATATGCTGGGTCAAAGAAGACACTATGTCAGGTAA
- the cysM gene encoding cysteine synthase CysM — protein sequence MTYSTIEAFVGNTPLVKLQRLIQPGSNTVLVKLEGNNPAGSVKDRPAISMIQHAEARGDIKPGDYLIEATSGNTGIALAMAAAIKGYHLTLIMPDNMSTERRASMKAYGADIILTPAEGSMEAAIDLARKMEAEGKGRILDQFANPDNPLAHYEGTGPEIWRDTHGQITHFVSAMGTTGTIMGTSKFLKEQNPDIQVVGVQPEDGAKIPGIRRWPQEYLPKIYQASRVDKIINIDQHTAEQTMRDLAAKEGIFAGVSSGGAVAAALRLAQEVENATIVAIICDRGDRYLSTGVYPG from the coding sequence ATGACTTATTCAACCATAGAAGCCTTTGTAGGCAACACACCGTTAGTTAAATTACAGCGCTTAATTCAGCCAGGTTCTAATACTGTTTTAGTTAAACTTGAAGGTAATAATCCTGCTGGTTCAGTGAAAGATCGTCCGGCAATAAGTATGATTCAGCATGCCGAAGCGCGTGGAGATATTAAGCCAGGTGATTATTTGATCGAAGCAACCAGTGGTAACACAGGCATTGCTTTGGCCATGGCAGCCGCAATTAAGGGTTATCATTTAACCTTGATTATGCCGGATAATATGAGTACGGAGCGCCGTGCTTCCATGAAAGCTTATGGTGCAGATATAATCCTGACCCCTGCAGAAGGCAGTATGGAAGCTGCGATAGATTTAGCCAGGAAAATGGAGGCAGAAGGAAAGGGGCGTATATTAGATCAATTTGCGAATCCTGATAACCCTCTGGCTCATTATGAAGGTACTGGTCCTGAAATATGGCGAGACACCCACGGACAAATAACACACTTTGTAAGTGCTATGGGCACGACAGGCACTATTATGGGGACATCGAAATTTTTAAAAGAACAAAACCCGGATATTCAAGTTGTCGGTGTGCAACCTGAAGATGGTGCAAAGATCCCTGGTATACGCCGTTGGCCACAAGAATACTTGCCTAAAATTTATCAAGCGTCTCGTGTTGATAAAATAATAAATATTGACCAGCATACGGCTGAACAAACTATGCGTGATTTAGCCGCTAAAGAAGGTATCTTTGCGGGTGTTTCCTCTGGTGGCGCGGTTGCCGCAGCGCTAAGGCTGGCACAGGAAGTTGAAAATGCGACCATAGTTGCCATAATCTGTGATCGTGGCGATAGATACTTATCAACAGGTGTCTACCCCGGCTAG
- a CDS encoding glycoside hydrolase family 57 protein, which translates to MSGKKKIKLVLCWHMHQPEYRDRHTGEFQLPWTYLHVIKDYVDMVAHLEAEPDAKAVVNFAPILLEQIEDYAQQVNCYLHEKIEVNDPLLAALVMPTITVDVEDRIQLISDCMRANRERQIDRYPAYKELAQMAEWVQANGDIAKYINSQFIADILVWYHLAWMGETVKLSDARVQRLISKASNFTLHDRIEIIEIIGELLSTVIYRYNALARKGRIELSVTPYAHPIVPLMLDIKSTHEAMPDAPLPDLDIYPGGEERVKWHINQGIATFKHFFGTAPEGCWPSEGAVSQATLKILGEAGFAWAATGGQVLHNSLHISDTDSKQNVHHPFQVSGTNIPCFFRDDGLSDLIGFKYSKWHADDAVGNMIHHLENIARHEPKGSVVSIIMDGENAWEYFPENGYHFLNAFYKRLAEHPDIELTTFSECLADKVEVKPLSTLMAGSWVYGTFSTWIGDTDKNRGWDMLCDAKKCFDKVVATNHLSKEQLIEAEFQLAVCEGSDWFWWFGDYNPDQAVSSFEKQFRLNLTNLYHLLDEQPPAYLSLSFTQGSGAPAMGGTMRKGTS; encoded by the coding sequence ATGTCAGGTAAGAAAAAAATAAAACTGGTCTTATGCTGGCATATGCATCAGCCAGAGTATAGAGACAGGCATACAGGTGAGTTTCAATTGCCATGGACCTATCTACACGTTATAAAAGATTATGTGGATATGGTGGCACATCTTGAAGCGGAGCCTGATGCCAAAGCGGTAGTTAATTTCGCCCCAATTTTGCTGGAGCAAATAGAGGACTATGCGCAGCAGGTCAATTGTTATTTACATGAGAAAATAGAAGTAAATGATCCTTTGTTGGCAGCGTTAGTGATGCCTACGATTACAGTCGATGTCGAGGACAGAATACAGCTGATTAGTGATTGTATGCGTGCTAATCGTGAGCGACAAATTGATCGCTACCCGGCCTATAAAGAATTAGCTCAAATGGCAGAATGGGTACAGGCAAATGGTGATATAGCCAAATATATCAATTCACAATTTATTGCGGATATTTTAGTCTGGTATCATCTTGCCTGGATGGGGGAAACGGTAAAATTATCCGATGCCAGAGTGCAACGCTTAATAAGCAAAGCAAGTAATTTTACTTTACATGATCGCATTGAGATTATTGAAATAATTGGTGAGTTACTTTCAACCGTTATTTATCGTTATAACGCGTTGGCAAGAAAAGGTCGAATAGAGCTTTCAGTAACGCCTTATGCACACCCGATCGTGCCTTTAATGCTGGATATAAAATCGACACATGAAGCGATGCCAGACGCACCTTTACCAGATTTAGATATCTATCCCGGCGGTGAGGAAAGAGTTAAGTGGCATATTAATCAGGGTATTGCTACCTTCAAGCACTTTTTTGGAACAGCCCCTGAAGGTTGCTGGCCTTCCGAAGGCGCGGTAAGTCAAGCAACCTTGAAAATTCTTGGTGAAGCGGGCTTTGCATGGGCAGCAACGGGCGGTCAGGTTCTACATAATAGTCTGCATATTTCAGATACTGATAGTAAGCAAAATGTACATCATCCTTTTCAGGTCAGTGGTACCAATATTCCCTGTTTTTTCCGTGATGATGGCTTATCGGATTTAATTGGGTTTAAGTATTCCAAATGGCATGCCGATGATGCAGTTGGTAATATGATTCATCACCTGGAAAATATTGCACGGCATGAACCAAAGGGGAGTGTCGTCTCTATTATTATGGATGGTGAAAATGCATGGGAGTATTTTCCTGAAAATGGCTACCATTTTCTAAATGCCTTTTATAAACGTTTAGCTGAACATCCGGATATAGAATTGACCACTTTTTCAGAATGCCTGGCAGACAAAGTGGAGGTTAAGCCTTTATCAACATTAATGGCAGGTAGTTGGGTATATGGTACTTTCTCTACCTGGATTGGCGATACTGATAAAAACCGTGGCTGGGATATGCTCTGTGACGCAAAAAAATGCTTTGATAAGGTCGTAGCAACAAACCACTTATCCAAAGAGCAGCTAATAGAAGCTGAATTCCAGTTAGCAGTTTGTGAGGGCTCCGACTGGTTTTGGTGGTTCGGAGATTATAACCCTGACCAGGCTGTCAGTAGTTTTGAAAAACAATTTCGCTTGAATTTAACCAATTTATATCACTTATTAGATGAACAGCCCCCTGCCTATTTATCCTTGTCTTTTACACAAGGTTCCGGTGCTCCCGCAATGGGTGGTACTATGCGTAAAGGTACAAGTTAA
- the malQ gene encoding 4-alpha-glucanotransferase translates to MDINEDNLLAHRRAGVLLHITSLPNENGSGNLGVEAYNFVDFLHNAGLKVWQTLPLGVPHGDGSPYQCLSAHAGNPGLICLEELKQKGWLQEAGQCDTCETGDDDFLNCLLAKTYTGFENLASVEEKQQYVNFCTNKSNWLDDYALFVALRNEFSQQCWNQWPEPLKERKPAALKEARRRMVSAIEIIKFEQFLFYRQWMALKEYANNKDVLLFGDIPIFVSYDSADVWANRAVFKLDKTGQMSVVAGVPPDYFSVTGQRWGNPHYDWNYLKKSRFAWWNDRLRSQLEMFDILRIDHFRGFEAAWEIPASEDTAINGEWVKAPGHELLAAVKKEFGNIPLVAEDLGIITAEVDQLRTDFNLPGMKILQFAFGDTNSNPYLPHNYDHNCVVYTGTHDNDTTLGWYNALNDHDKQRIYRYLGHPQVSMPYLLIGTAFSSVANLAIVPMQDILELASEDRMNTPGTIEGNWKWQFSWAQLTEAQVTRISEIVKVFSR, encoded by the coding sequence ATGGACATTAATGAAGATAATTTATTAGCGCATCGACGTGCGGGTGTATTGTTACATATAACCTCGTTACCCAATGAGAATGGATCCGGAAATTTGGGCGTGGAAGCCTATAACTTTGTTGATTTTTTGCATAATGCAGGTCTTAAGGTATGGCAAACCTTACCCCTGGGAGTGCCACATGGTGACGGCTCTCCCTATCAGTGTTTGTCTGCTCATGCCGGTAATCCAGGGCTTATTTGTCTGGAAGAATTAAAACAGAAAGGCTGGTTACAAGAAGCAGGGCAATGCGATACTTGTGAGACGGGAGACGATGATTTTCTAAACTGCCTGTTGGCTAAAACTTATACGGGATTTGAAAATCTAGCGAGTGTTGAAGAAAAACAACAATACGTAAACTTCTGCACCAATAAGTCGAATTGGCTGGATGATTATGCTTTATTTGTAGCATTACGTAACGAGTTTTCCCAGCAATGCTGGAATCAATGGCCAGAGCCCTTAAAAGAAAGAAAGCCTGCTGCACTAAAAGAAGCACGGCGAAGAATGGTATCTGCAATTGAAATCATAAAGTTTGAGCAATTTCTTTTTTATCGTCAATGGATGGCCCTTAAGGAATATGCGAATAATAAAGATGTTTTATTATTTGGTGATATTCCTATTTTTGTGTCTTATGATAGTGCCGATGTCTGGGCAAACCGTGCAGTGTTTAAACTGGATAAAACGGGTCAAATGTCTGTTGTTGCAGGGGTGCCCCCTGATTATTTTTCTGTAACGGGACAGCGTTGGGGTAACCCCCATTACGACTGGAATTATTTAAAAAAATCCAGATTTGCCTGGTGGAATGACCGCCTGCGTAGCCAGTTAGAAATGTTCGATATATTACGTATTGATCATTTCAGAGGTTTTGAAGCAGCGTGGGAAATTCCAGCCAGCGAAGACACGGCTATTAATGGTGAATGGGTTAAAGCACCAGGGCATGAATTGCTGGCAGCCGTTAAAAAAGAATTTGGTAATATTCCATTAGTTGCCGAAGATTTAGGAATTATTACTGCAGAAGTTGATCAACTTAGAACTGATTTTAATCTTCCGGGAATGAAGATTTTACAGTTTGCCTTTGGTGATACAAATAGTAACCCCTACTTACCGCATAATTATGATCATAACTGTGTTGTTTATACTGGAACACATGATAATGATACGACATTAGGTTGGTATAACGCATTAAATGATCATGATAAACAGCGTATATACCGGTATTTAGGTCATCCTCAGGTCTCTATGCCTTATTTATTGATCGGTACTGCCTTTTCCTCGGTAGCAAATCTGGCGATTGTACCTATGCAGGATATTTTAGAATTAGCTAGCGAAGATCGCATGAATACACCGGGAACCATCGAAGGCAACTGGAAATGGCAGTTTTCCTGGGCACAATTAACGGAAGCTCAAGTGACTAGAATATCGGAGATAGTTAAGGTGTTTTCTCGTTAG
- the glgA gene encoding glycogen synthase GlgA: MKKILFVSSEVHPLIKTGGLADVAGSLPIALAELGQEVRIIIPKYQALKLEEEITYLCTLRINNRDVNILETRLPDSDVIVWLVDCPEYFDIPGNPYSDEFGNAWANSAARFCLFCRVAVEVSQNRAHLDWKADIVHCNDWQSGLVPALLTLEPQRPSTVFTIHNMAYQGLFSKTAYFDLNLPGQLWNPGALEFHSLLSFIKGGIACADHITTVSPNYALEIQTAEYGYGLEGLLHNRHHELNGIINGIDTDIWNPETDPRIAQNYAIDSLPKKAGNKLALQKHCSLPEEPTIPLIGLISRLVDQKGIDLVIDCLGDLVSYPVQFVLLGSGEKGFEHRLKNLSYLYPDKISVSIGYNEDLAHLIEAGSDMFLMPSRFEPCGLNQLYSQRYGTLPIVRRTGGLADTVVDAMPDTIADKTATGFMFVEPSVGAMLETIKRAILLYANKRIWQQLQKNAMRKDFSWQKSAQQYLDLYNTL, encoded by the coding sequence ATGAAAAAGATACTATTTGTTAGTAGTGAAGTACATCCCCTCATTAAAACGGGGGGGCTCGCTGACGTGGCGGGAAGCCTACCTATAGCCTTAGCCGAACTAGGCCAGGAAGTACGCATTATTATCCCTAAATATCAAGCACTTAAACTTGAAGAAGAGATAACATATCTTTGCACCCTGCGGATTAATAATCGTGATGTCAATATTTTAGAAACCCGGTTACCTGATAGTGATGTCATCGTATGGCTAGTTGATTGCCCTGAATATTTTGACATTCCTGGCAATCCTTATTCCGATGAATTTGGTAATGCATGGGCGAATAGTGCAGCACGTTTCTGCTTATTTTGTCGTGTTGCAGTTGAGGTCTCTCAGAACCGTGCACATCTAGATTGGAAAGCCGACATCGTACACTGCAATGACTGGCAAAGCGGCTTGGTTCCAGCATTATTAACACTAGAGCCGCAACGCCCTTCAACGGTATTTACGATACATAATATGGCATATCAAGGTTTGTTTTCTAAAACGGCCTATTTCGACCTGAATTTACCTGGACAACTATGGAATCCAGGCGCATTGGAGTTTCATAGCTTACTTTCCTTTATCAAAGGAGGAATTGCCTGTGCTGACCATATAACAACAGTGAGCCCTAACTATGCGCTAGAAATCCAAACAGCAGAATATGGCTATGGCTTAGAAGGGCTGTTACATAATAGACACCATGAATTAAATGGTATTATTAATGGCATTGACACAGATATATGGAACCCGGAAACGGATCCGCGTATTGCTCAGAACTATGCAATTGACAGCCTGCCTAAAAAAGCAGGCAATAAGCTAGCATTACAAAAGCACTGCTCACTTCCCGAAGAGCCAACTATCCCTTTGATTGGCCTGATTAGTAGACTAGTTGATCAAAAAGGCATTGATTTAGTAATTGACTGTTTAGGTGATCTGGTTAGTTACCCGGTACAATTTGTCTTATTAGGTTCTGGAGAAAAAGGCTTTGAACATCGACTTAAAAATTTAAGTTATTTATATCCTGATAAAATTTCAGTCTCGATTGGCTATAATGAAGATCTGGCGCATTTAATAGAAGCCGGCTCAGATATGTTCTTGATGCCATCTCGTTTCGAGCCCTGCGGACTCAATCAATTATACAGTCAACGCTATGGTACCTTGCCTATTGTAAGAAGAACCGGTGGTTTGGCTGATACAGTTGTGGATGCAATGCCGGATACCATCGCAGATAAAACAGCTACTGGATTTATGTTTGTAGAGCCTTCTGTTGGCGCTATGCTGGAAACCATTAAGCGCGCGATATTACTCTATGCAAACAAAAGGATCTGGCAACAGTTACAAAAAAATGCTATGCGTAAAGATTTTTCCTGGCAAAAAAGTGCACAACAGTATCTAGATTTGTACAATACTTTGTAA
- a CDS encoding response regulator transcription factor: MYHANILLVEDHQDLAEAVGAYLESSGFIMDYAYDGLSALHLGATQSYDAIILDIMLPGINGLEICARLRTEVRLATPILMLTARDQLDDKLQGFQQGADDYLVKPFDMPELEARLNALIRRQRGELDKAVYKVHDLQLDTRTMQATRQGQAIHLSPTGLRILRILMRESPNLVTREQLEKELWGDLTPDSDTLRSHVYKLRKAIDKPFTEGLLETQPGLGLRLVAPE, translated from the coding sequence ATGTATCATGCAAATATACTTTTAGTTGAAGACCATCAAGATCTTGCCGAAGCGGTTGGCGCGTATCTAGAAAGTAGCGGGTTTATTATGGATTATGCCTATGATGGACTCAGCGCTTTACATCTGGGAGCTACGCAAAGCTATGATGCTATCATTCTGGATATTATGTTACCCGGTATAAATGGCCTGGAGATTTGCGCACGATTACGTACAGAAGTAAGATTAGCAACCCCTATTTTAATGCTCACAGCACGAGATCAGCTGGATGATAAATTACAAGGTTTTCAACAGGGAGCTGATGATTATTTGGTCAAACCGTTTGATATGCCAGAGTTAGAGGCGCGACTTAATGCACTGATCCGCCGTCAACGGGGTGAACTAGATAAGGCAGTCTATAAAGTACATGATTTACAATTGGACACGCGAACCATGCAGGCAACGCGTCAAGGTCAGGCCATTCATTTATCACCCACAGGTTTAAGAATATTACGTATATTGATGCGCGAATCGCCTAATTTAGTTACCCGGGAGCAATTAGAAAAAGAACTTTGGGGGGATTTAACGCCTGACAGCGATACACTCAGAAGCCATGTGTATAAATTACGCAAAGCTATCGATAAACCCTTTACCGAAGGTTTATTAGAAACGCAGCCAGGTCTCGGCTTGCGCTTAGTGGCTCCGGAATAA